One genomic region from Aggregicoccus sp. 17bor-14 encodes:
- a CDS encoding alpha/beta fold hydrolase, with product MTIARALSRAGLLALAVLATPGCATSYAKRPPLSFEELPYTSLDGKPWPVKQLALPKTAALHGMVNPPRIAYVELNPQGTRTLLFVHGLGSYLKFWRYQLDAFAAQGYRVVALDLPGYGKSEKPASFPYTMEAMADVVHELAESLGVQKPVLIGHSMGGQTALSYAIRYPDALEALVLTSPAGFEKFSPREKLWFQRVFSTTLVKTTPESAIWGSVRQGNFENWRKELEWLIEERVRLSTTPAFDAYAYAQVRSVDGLVHDDFVRDSLSRIQVPTTILFGGDDKLIPNPFMHGGYARDVMAYGQAGIRGSTMVELAGCGHSVQLDCPEQYNAALRRFLEGLGASR from the coding sequence ATGACCATCGCTCGAGCCCTCAGCCGCGCGGGCCTGCTCGCGCTCGCGGTCCTCGCCACCCCCGGCTGCGCCACCTCCTACGCGAAGCGCCCGCCGCTCTCCTTCGAGGAGCTGCCCTACACCTCGCTGGACGGCAAGCCCTGGCCGGTGAAGCAGCTCGCGCTGCCCAAGACGGCCGCGCTGCACGGCATGGTGAACCCGCCGCGCATCGCCTACGTGGAGCTCAACCCCCAGGGCACGCGCACGCTGCTCTTCGTGCACGGCCTGGGCAGCTATCTCAAGTTCTGGCGCTACCAGCTGGATGCCTTCGCCGCGCAGGGCTACCGCGTGGTGGCGCTGGACCTGCCGGGCTACGGCAAGAGCGAGAAGCCCGCGAGCTTCCCGTACACCATGGAGGCCATGGCGGACGTGGTGCACGAGCTGGCCGAGAGCCTCGGCGTGCAGAAGCCCGTGCTCATCGGCCACTCCATGGGTGGGCAGACGGCGCTCTCCTACGCCATCCGCTACCCGGACGCGCTCGAGGCCCTCGTGCTCACCTCGCCCGCGGGCTTCGAGAAGTTCAGCCCGCGCGAGAAGCTCTGGTTCCAGCGCGTCTTCAGCACCACGCTGGTGAAGACCACGCCGGAGTCCGCCATCTGGGGCTCGGTGCGCCAGGGCAACTTCGAGAACTGGCGCAAGGAGCTGGAGTGGCTCATCGAGGAGCGGGTACGGCTCAGCACCACGCCCGCCTTCGACGCGTACGCCTACGCGCAGGTGCGCAGCGTGGACGGCCTGGTGCACGACGACTTCGTGCGCGACAGCCTCTCGCGCATCCAGGTGCCCACCACCATCCTCTTCGGCGGGGACGACAAGCTCATCCCCAACCCCTTCATGCACGGCGGCTACGCGCGCGACGTGATGGCCTACGGACAAGCGGGAATCCGGGGAAGCACGATGGTGGAGCTCGCCGGGTGCGGACACTCCGTGCAGCTGGACTGCCCGGAGCAGTACAATGCCGCCCTGCGGCGCTTCCTGGAGGGACTGGGCGCGTCGCGGTAG